One Prosthecobacter sp. SYSU 5D2 genomic window, CCTTTCTGCCTGATTCGTCCTCATCACCATGAAACGCCTTTCCTTCCTGCCGCTGGTTTTCCTCCTTGCCCACTGCACCGCTCCACAACCGGGGAGCAATGCTGACAGCCTTCCGCCGGCGGCCACACGCGGCCTGCCTCAGATCATCAACGTCTCCGCCTATGACCCGAAAGAGCGCCAGCGGGAAGGCCGCAGTTATTCGGAGAACGATGTCTCCGCCCTGCGCGCCAACGGCGCCAGCGGCCTCATCGCCCGGGCGGGCAAGGGTGGCAACCTGGACACCAAATGCGCCAATTTCCTCACCGCTGCAGATCGTGCCGGGATGCTGGTGGGCGTTTATTACCGTCTGCAAAACCATGTGGATGCCGTCGCCCAGGCGGACCAGTTTATTAACCGTGCTCAGTCGCTGGCCCGCAGCCGTTCCTGGAATGCTTCCTCGCTGCTCCTGTGTGGAGACTTCGATGCCAACTCCCGCCTCTCGGATATCCTGCGCTTCATGGACAGGGTGGAGTCCCGCACCGGGGTCGTCCCCGTAGCTTATCTGGAAAACAGCGCCCATTTAAAAATCCTCCTGGGAAATGCCGATGCCACCACCAAAGCCAAACTCCGCCGCATGCCCTACTGGCTGGCCCTATACTCTCACGAAAGCGGTGCAGGGCCGCAGTTCCCTGCCCCAGGGAATCCTAAAGGCCTCGTCAACCAGTACCGCGTCTGGTCTGACTGGACCCTCTGGCAGTATGGCGGTGTGGACTGGGAAGGCGGCCGCTCACGCCCCAAGGTGTATAACCACGGCCCCTGGCGTTTCAGTCCCTACTTTGGCAACATGGACCGTCCGCTGGAGCGCAATGTTTTCAATGGTTCTCCTGCCGCCCTCCAGAACTTCTGGAAGCGCCATGGCCTGCCACTCAAGCGTTGAGTTTTGCGGATCCCTCCGTATAAGCATCCACTCATGAACCCTTTGTCCTTGCTCCCTTTCATGACACAAAGCATTCGGCGGGCTGGGACCGCTGCCATGCTGGCTTTCCTGGCCAGTTGCAGCACCCCGAAGGATGCAACGGAACCAGTTGAAACGCTAGAAACGGCGGAAACGTTTTCCTCGCCCGCCGCTGAGACCCCGGCTGCTGCACCTACCGATCCTGCCGTCAGCCTGTCGGAAAGATCCCTCTTGGAAATGACCTTTGAGGAAGCCCAGGCCCTCAGTCCCCAGAACCTCCAGGTCGGCCCCCTATATCGCGTCGCTGCGGATGCGGTGGAAGTCCTCAAAACAGACCGCGCTGGCAACCCCGTCAAGGTGCTTGCCAAGGGCCATGTCTTTTTGGAAATGGACCTCGGTGAACGTGCCACCGGACTCTGCGACGAAGCCACCGTGAGCATCCGTGACATCTTGCTTGAGGGCAATCCCATGGTCAAACAAGGCGTCAACGTCGCCAAATCCACTTCGGAGAAAACCACCATGTTCATCCACTATGACCGCCTCAACATCCGGGGCCGTTATGAGATTGTGAAGCTGGAGGACATGCCCCTGTTCTGAGTTCGGTATAGATCACTCTTCCGGCACCAGTTCATGCTTCAGGGTAAAGGGATCCAAGCCGGGTCCCGATGCCATTTAGCCTACACACATGTCGAAATATTCTTCGTGATTAATTCGTTTATGTCCGAAAGCTGACTAGAATAAGCGGAAAGCATAACCCTTAGCCTGAGTTCCCTTATGTTGAAATATCTCCGCAAATATTCCATTGCCACAGGCATTTTTGCAGCCTGCGCCTTCATGGTGCCATCAGCACCGGCAGATGACGGCCAGTTAGGCAGATTAGAAGTGCAGGATTTCATGGGGAAAAAGGTCTATGAAAATGCACGTGTTATCGGCCCCACCGACAAGGGCTTGAAAGTGGTGCACGATGCAGGCATCTCCATCATCGCCTTTAAAAACCTGCCCCCTCACATCCTCGCCAAGTATCCCCAGACTGAGGCACCAAAAATGGAGGATCTAAAACCCGCCCCTGTCCCGCCGACGACAGCAGCCAAGCCTGAGGGCACCCAAGTGAACCCCGGTGTACCTGGTGCCGCGGTATCCTCTTTTGATCCGAACTGCCTTGTGCTGATCAGGACTGATGGCGGAGCCGGGTCGGGTTTCATTGCCTCCACTGGGGGCAAGAGCTACGTCTACACCAATGCGCATGTACTTTGTGGAACGCCAGGCTCCTTCACGAAAAAAATTGTCAGTATCAAGACCGCCAGCGGGAGAACCCTCCCGCTCCCTCCCGAGTTGGAACTGTCCGACTCCTATGATGCAAATTCTCCTGGCGGACTGGAAGACATCGCGCGCTTTCCAGTGACCTTGCTGGAGGGGGAAACGGCCTATGAAATCAAGCCCTTCGATGTGACAGGATCCATGAACCGCAATGTGGTGGCCTATGGCAACAGTGCCGGAATGGATGTTGTCACCTCCCTCAAAGGCCAGATTCTGGGCCTGGGCACCGACCGGATCGAAATAAGCTGTGAAATCGTCGGCGGAAACAGTGGGGGACCCGTGGTTCTGGAAGATGCAAAGCAGGTCATTGGAATTTCCACTTACCTGTCTGCCAAAGGAACGCGGGACATTTGGAGCAAGAATACCGTTTTTGATGGAGTCCGCCGCTTTGCCGTCCGGCCTGAACAGGTCACCAAATGGCGAAAGATGTCCCTCGGCGCGCTTCTCCATGGTCTCAGTGAGCTTGAGGCCTTTGACCGGGATACTCTGACATTAGCCGCCGCCTGTTATCTGAATCCCAGACCCAATCGCGGCGGATTTGACATGCCCACCTTGTCGAGGGGTGACTTTGTGGTGAAGCAGATCATCATTGATGGCGGGCGTCATCCATTGGGTGCAACGATTTCGAATGGCATTGCCCGTGTCAATCAGCGGCTGGGAGCTTCTTCCTCCACGATATCCATGCAAGGGGTGGTCCCCGTTTTTTCCGAGTTTTTCTCGTCGGTAACACAAAAATCAAATGCGCAGATCACCTCGATACAAATGTCGGACCGGGCTCCCTATGTCCGACAGTTTTTTGCCGAACTCATCGAGACTCGAAAGGCTGTCCATGCCCAGTTTGTGCAAGAGGGCCTAACCCGGTTCAGATAAGGCTTTCCACCATTAAAAGCGTGCCTAAAAAACGTTATAGTTCTGGAAATACTGCCGTCAGGTCCAGCGGATCCTCCATCTTCTTTTGCAGATCGCGGAGCTGCTTGAACAGGGTCTTCACCCGCTCCTTTTGCTCCGCTTGGCCGGCCAGGTCATGCAGCTCATCGGGATCTTCGGTCACGTGGTAAAGCCGCAGTTTTTTGGCCACAGGATAGGCGATGAGTTTCCAACCATCGGCGATGATGGCTCGCTGAAGGTTCAGGTAGGCTCCATAGACAGGGGCTGCGGTGGGTGCGGAGGACCCGTCCCGGATCAATGGCAGCAGGCTTTTGAACTCGACGTCCTGAGGTTTGCCGCCGGCCAGGTCCAGGCTGGTGGCCATGACATCCTGTAGGTAGATGGGCGCGCCCACTTTCCCGGGCTGCACGCCGGGGCCTTTGACCATGAAGGGCACGCGCAGGCTGTGTTCATACATGTTCTGTTTGCCTAACAAACCATGCTTGCCCACGGCCAGACCGTGGTCGGCGGTGAAGAAGATCCAGGTATTCTCCGCCTGGCCGCTGGCATCCAGGGCCGCTAGAATACGGCCGAT contains:
- a CDS encoding GH25 family lysozyme; the encoded protein is MKRLSFLPLVFLLAHCTAPQPGSNADSLPPAATRGLPQIINVSAYDPKERQREGRSYSENDVSALRANGASGLIARAGKGGNLDTKCANFLTAADRAGMLVGVYYRLQNHVDAVAQADQFINRAQSLARSRSWNASSLLLCGDFDANSRLSDILRFMDRVESRTGVVPVAYLENSAHLKILLGNADATTKAKLRRMPYWLALYSHESGAGPQFPAPGNPKGLVNQYRVWSDWTLWQYGGVDWEGGRSRPKVYNHGPWRFSPYFGNMDRPLERNVFNGSPAALQNFWKRHGLPLKR
- a CDS encoding serine protease, producing MLKYLRKYSIATGIFAACAFMVPSAPADDGQLGRLEVQDFMGKKVYENARVIGPTDKGLKVVHDAGISIIAFKNLPPHILAKYPQTEAPKMEDLKPAPVPPTTAAKPEGTQVNPGVPGAAVSSFDPNCLVLIRTDGGAGSGFIASTGGKSYVYTNAHVLCGTPGSFTKKIVSIKTASGRTLPLPPELELSDSYDANSPGGLEDIARFPVTLLEGETAYEIKPFDVTGSMNRNVVAYGNSAGMDVVTSLKGQILGLGTDRIEISCEIVGGNSGGPVVLEDAKQVIGISTYLSAKGTRDIWSKNTVFDGVRRFAVRPEQVTKWRKMSLGALLHGLSELEAFDRDTLTLAAACYLNPRPNRGGFDMPTLSRGDFVVKQIIIDGGRHPLGATISNGIARVNQRLGASSSTISMQGVVPVFSEFFSSVTQKSNAQITSIQMSDRAPYVRQFFAELIETRKAVHAQFVQEGLTRFR